The following coding sequences lie in one Phragmites australis chromosome 8, lpPhrAust1.1, whole genome shotgun sequence genomic window:
- the LOC133926897 gene encoding K(+) efflux antiporter 4-like isoform X2, producing the protein MLTRRRCPGSLLLLCALLLAAAVASSSAAVAAAGKGGDEGRAGKEEAEAVAAGEGGDGVAVAEAGGEVVAQGNATAKDKEGSLADMIDRALEKEFPESEGEQGGGETDPGSFNNTVAEKQGVLETVARRVTKKNETKDNKSFPFKEVFLDRSEQEDVPTLIDRKDNVFIISNPKSKYPVLQLDLRLISDLVVVIVSATCGGIAFACLGQPVITGYLLAGSIIGPGGFSFVNEMVQVETVAQFGVIFLLFALGLEFSTAKLRVVRAVAVLGGLLQIMLFMFLCGILATLCGGKTKEGVFVGVLLSMSSTAVVLKFLMERNSINALHGQVTVGTLILQDCAVGLLFALLPILSGTSGLLHGVASMTKSLVVLITFLAILSILSRTGVPWFLKLMISLSSQTNELYQLAAVAFCLLFAWCSDKLGLSLELGSFAAGVMISTTDLAQHTLEQIEPIRNFFAALFLASIGMLINVHFLWNHVDILLAAVILVITVKTFIVAIVVKGFGYSNKTSLLVGMSLAQIGEFAFVLLSRASSIHLIEGKLYLLLLGTTALSLFF; encoded by the exons ATGCTGACGCGTCGCCGCTGCCCGGGCTCTCTGCTGCTCCTCTGCGCCCTCCTCCTCGCGGCGGCCGTTgcatcctcctccgccgcggTCGCGGCCGCCGGCAAGGGCGGCGACGAGGGCCGCGCGGGGAAGGAGGAAGCGGAGGCCGTGGCAGCGGGGGAGGGCGGAGACGGGGTGGCCGTGGCGGAGGCCGGCGGGGAGGTGGTGGCGCAGGGCAATGCGACGGCCAAGGACAAGGAGGGCAGCCTCGCCGACATGATCGACCGCGCGCTGGAAAAGGAGTTCCCCGAGTCCGAGGGCGAGCAGGGCGGCGGAG AGACGGACCCCGGCAGCTTCAACAACACGGTCGCTGAGAAGCAG GGAGTTCTTGAAACTGTGGCCAGAAGAGTAACAAAGAAGAATGAGACCAAAGACAATAA GTCATTTCCATTTAAAGAGGTTTTCTTGGATCGATCCGAGCAAGAGGATGTTCCCACGCTGATTGATCGGAAG GATAATGTTTTTATCATATCAAATCCAAAGTCAAAATACCCTGTGCTGCAGCTGGACCTTAG GTTGATATCAGAtcttgttgttgttattgtctCTGCTACATGTGGTGGAATTGCCTTTGCTTGCCTTGGGCAACCA GTGATTACAGGCTATCTACTTGCAGGATCTATAATTGGCCCTGGAGGTTTTAGCTTTGTCAATGAAATGGTGCAA GTTGAAACAGTAGCCCAGTTTGGTGTGATATTTCTCCTGTTTGCTTTGGGACTGGAGTTTTCTACAGCAAAA CTTCGAGTTGTTCGCGCGGTTGCTGTTCTCGGAGGATTGCTCCAAATTATGTTATTTATGTTCCTTTGTGGTATTCTGGCTACA CTTTGTGGAGGCAAAACAAAGGAAGGTGTTTTTGTTGGCGTTCTTCTTTCGATGTCTTCAACGGCTGTG GTTTTGAAATTTCTAATGGAAAGAAACAGTATCAATGCTCTTCATGGTCAAGTTACAGTTGGCACCCTCATACTGCAG GATTGTGCTGTTGGCCTTCTGTTTGCGCTTCTTCCAATTTTGAGTGGCACATCAGGTCTTCTTCATGGAGTTGCATCAATGACAAAGTC GCTGGTGGTACTGATAACATTCCTGGCCATTCTCTCTATCCTCTCCCGTACCGGTGTTCCTTGGTTTCTTAAGCTGATGATAAGTCTTTCATCCCAG ACAAATGAACTATACCAGCTGGCAGCGGTTGCATTCTGCTTGTTATTTGCTTGG TGTAGTGATAAGTTGGGCCTGAGTCTTGAGTTGGGTTCATTTGCAGCTGGAGTTATGATATCAACGACAGATCTTGCACAGCATACGCTTGAACAA ATTGAACCTATTCGCAACTTTTTTGCCGCTCTTTTCCTTGCTAGCATTGGGATGCTAATTAATGTTCATTTCCTGTGGAACCATGTGGATATACTCCTTGCAGCTGTAATCTTGGTGATAACTGTAAAGACATTTATTGTTGCTATAGTTGTCAAAGGGTTTGGCTATAGCAACAAAACATCTCTTCTT GTTGGCATGTCTCTTGCACAAATAGGAGAGTTTGCTTTTGTTCTCCTTAGCCGTGCTTCAAGCATCCATCTGATTGAG GGCAAGCTATACCTGCTTCTTCTTGGAACTACTGCGCTTAGCTTG TTTTTTTAG
- the LOC133926897 gene encoding K(+) efflux antiporter 4-like isoform X1 has protein sequence MLTRRRCPGSLLLLCALLLAAAVASSSAAVAAAGKGGDEGRAGKEEAEAVAAGEGGDGVAVAEAGGEVVAQGNATAKDKEGSLADMIDRALEKEFPESEGEQGGGETDPGSFNNTVAEKQGVLETVARRVTKKNETKDNKSFPFKEVFLDRSEQEDVPTLIDRKDNVFIISNPKSKYPVLQLDLRLISDLVVVIVSATCGGIAFACLGQPVITGYLLAGSIIGPGGFSFVNEMVQVETVAQFGVIFLLFALGLEFSTAKLRVVRAVAVLGGLLQIMLFMFLCGILATLCGGKTKEGVFVGVLLSMSSTAVVLKFLMERNSINALHGQVTVGTLILQDCAVGLLFALLPILSGTSGLLHGVASMTKSLVVLITFLAILSILSRTGVPWFLKLMISLSSQTNELYQLAAVAFCLLFAWCSDKLGLSLELGSFAAGVMISTTDLAQHTLEQIEPIRNFFAALFLASIGMLINVHFLWNHVDILLAAVILVITVKTFIVAIVVKGFGYSNKTSLLVGMSLAQIGEFAFVLLSRASSIHLIEGKLYLLLLGTTALSLVTTPLLFKMIPAVVHLGVLLRWFSVDSNQVELVLKNDVLRIDSGKRINLIVQGSHDS, from the exons ATGCTGACGCGTCGCCGCTGCCCGGGCTCTCTGCTGCTCCTCTGCGCCCTCCTCCTCGCGGCGGCCGTTgcatcctcctccgccgcggTCGCGGCCGCCGGCAAGGGCGGCGACGAGGGCCGCGCGGGGAAGGAGGAAGCGGAGGCCGTGGCAGCGGGGGAGGGCGGAGACGGGGTGGCCGTGGCGGAGGCCGGCGGGGAGGTGGTGGCGCAGGGCAATGCGACGGCCAAGGACAAGGAGGGCAGCCTCGCCGACATGATCGACCGCGCGCTGGAAAAGGAGTTCCCCGAGTCCGAGGGCGAGCAGGGCGGCGGAG AGACGGACCCCGGCAGCTTCAACAACACGGTCGCTGAGAAGCAG GGAGTTCTTGAAACTGTGGCCAGAAGAGTAACAAAGAAGAATGAGACCAAAGACAATAA GTCATTTCCATTTAAAGAGGTTTTCTTGGATCGATCCGAGCAAGAGGATGTTCCCACGCTGATTGATCGGAAG GATAATGTTTTTATCATATCAAATCCAAAGTCAAAATACCCTGTGCTGCAGCTGGACCTTAG GTTGATATCAGAtcttgttgttgttattgtctCTGCTACATGTGGTGGAATTGCCTTTGCTTGCCTTGGGCAACCA GTGATTACAGGCTATCTACTTGCAGGATCTATAATTGGCCCTGGAGGTTTTAGCTTTGTCAATGAAATGGTGCAA GTTGAAACAGTAGCCCAGTTTGGTGTGATATTTCTCCTGTTTGCTTTGGGACTGGAGTTTTCTACAGCAAAA CTTCGAGTTGTTCGCGCGGTTGCTGTTCTCGGAGGATTGCTCCAAATTATGTTATTTATGTTCCTTTGTGGTATTCTGGCTACA CTTTGTGGAGGCAAAACAAAGGAAGGTGTTTTTGTTGGCGTTCTTCTTTCGATGTCTTCAACGGCTGTG GTTTTGAAATTTCTAATGGAAAGAAACAGTATCAATGCTCTTCATGGTCAAGTTACAGTTGGCACCCTCATACTGCAG GATTGTGCTGTTGGCCTTCTGTTTGCGCTTCTTCCAATTTTGAGTGGCACATCAGGTCTTCTTCATGGAGTTGCATCAATGACAAAGTC GCTGGTGGTACTGATAACATTCCTGGCCATTCTCTCTATCCTCTCCCGTACCGGTGTTCCTTGGTTTCTTAAGCTGATGATAAGTCTTTCATCCCAG ACAAATGAACTATACCAGCTGGCAGCGGTTGCATTCTGCTTGTTATTTGCTTGG TGTAGTGATAAGTTGGGCCTGAGTCTTGAGTTGGGTTCATTTGCAGCTGGAGTTATGATATCAACGACAGATCTTGCACAGCATACGCTTGAACAA ATTGAACCTATTCGCAACTTTTTTGCCGCTCTTTTCCTTGCTAGCATTGGGATGCTAATTAATGTTCATTTCCTGTGGAACCATGTGGATATACTCCTTGCAGCTGTAATCTTGGTGATAACTGTAAAGACATTTATTGTTGCTATAGTTGTCAAAGGGTTTGGCTATAGCAACAAAACATCTCTTCTT GTTGGCATGTCTCTTGCACAAATAGGAGAGTTTGCTTTTGTTCTCCTTAGCCGTGCTTCAAGCATCCATCTGATTGAG GGCAAGCTATACCTGCTTCTTCTTGGAACTACTGCGCTTAGCTTG GTGACAACACCTCTGCTATTCAAAATGATCCCAGCAGTGGTCCACCTTGGGGTTCTTTTGAGATGGTTTTCTGTTGATAGCAATCAAGTGGAG TTGGTCCTGAAAAATGATGTCCTCCGCATAGATAGCGGCAAGCGCATAAATTTGATAGTCCAAGGCTCACATGACTCATGA
- the LOC133925930 gene encoding putative cyclic nucleotide-gated ion channel 8, with translation MLLIIRGRLKSFATDGGRMGFYNRGLLKEGDFCGEELLTWVLDPKAGTNFLLSTCTDRAISEVEAFALRTEELKFVAS, from the coding sequence ATGCTCCTCATCATCCGAGGCCGCCTCAAGAGCTTTGCCACAGACGGCGGCCGCATGGGGTTCTACAACCGGGGTCTGCTCAAGGAAGGGGACTTCTGCGGCGAGGAGCTACTAACGTGGGTGCTCGACCCCAAGGCCGGCACCAACTTCCTGCTCTCCACGTGCACCGACAGGGCCATCTCCGAGGTCGAGGCCTTCGCGCTGCGCACCGAGGAGCTCAAGTTCGTCGCCAGCTAG